In Coregonus clupeaformis isolate EN_2021a chromosome 15, ASM2061545v1, whole genome shotgun sequence, one genomic interval encodes:
- the LOC121583272 gene encoding adhesion G protein-coupled receptor G3, with protein sequence MDLRNIHQCIDFGQSEVPSFTWSSNCKLPDSLSGLSDCIINIIHPYVDDCKETPLMKCVDQWTFINMENLSQTTTIKPQNNITITTSNILRECDSEDIGQTYKNNDLISVDELIRKCKGKSNTVKNVQKLISIKNTFHNITKQGPQKVILESLKGSVTSHQKNNLLNFRMALPSTNKATLEKMDDIWLEIPTEDFNDFLGKTKGEVNLGAFWFENDSLFPVEENNTKLLNSRVVSIDVGEDISGLSTNIKITFLFQNASLENKSLTCVFWDVGNDNVAHWNSSGCVTETEENQTVCSCDHLSFFAVLMAPDSVSSASLSSSSVWLLTLLSRVGCGISLCFLCLALLIHLRRGKSDDSLCIHIHLCVALLCLNLTFLTNDSLASLGIHGLCVATATATHYSLLCTLTWFSLEGFHLYLLIIRVFNIHFNRYLLKLGLVGWGIPGIVVTIIVACGKYGEYNLYQQDGGAVKMCWLTDSALTTVSFSYFVLTFVVNVLCFGSVTVKVVRAHRQSPVLRGSGMSRGTVLSLLGLAWLLGVSWGVLLFQFGPLKETAFYIFCTVNSLHGFFLFLRYWALTRPEKASISTATTVASSTEMHPTERLVPD encoded by the exons ATGGACTTAAGAAATATCCATCAGTGCATCGACTTTGGACAAAGTGAGGTGCCTTCATTCACATGGAGCTCAAACTGCAAACTTCCTGATTCGTTGTCTGGATTATCAG ATTGCATCATCAACATCATTCATCCATATGTTGATGACTGCAAAGAAACGCCTCTAATGAAATGTGTGGATCAATGGACCTTTATCAACATGGAAAATCTAAGTCAGACCACTACTATTAAACCACAAAATAACATCACGATCACCACCTCAAATATTTTGAGAGAATGTGATTCTGAAGACATTGGACAGACATATAAAAATAATGACCTGATCTCTGTTGATGAATTGATCAGGAAATGTAAAGGAAAGTCAAATACAGTAAAGAATGTCCAGAAGTTGATTTCCATAAAAAA CACATTTCACAACATTACCAAGCAGGGACCTCAGAAAGTAATCCTTGAAAGCCTCAAAGGCTCAGTGACATCACATCAGAAGAACAATTTGTTAAACTTTAGAATGGCTCTACCCTCCACCAATAAG GCCACGTTGGAGAAGATGGATGACATTTGGTTGGAGATTCCTACTGAGGATTTTAATGATTTTCTGGGAAAGACAAAAGGGGAAGTTAACCTGGGAGCATTTTGGTTTGAGAATGACAGCCTGTTCCCG GTGGAGGAGAACAACACTAAGCTCCTAAACAGTCGAGTGGTATCCATCGATGTGGGAGAGGACATCTCAGGCCTCAGTACCAATATAAAGATAACGTTCCTCTTCCAGAATGCATCACTG GAAAACAAATCACTAACATGTGTGTTCTGGGATGTTGGAAATG ATAATGTTGCACATTGGAATTCCTCTGGATGTGTCACTGAGACAGAGGAAAATCAAACAGTATGCTCTTGTGACCACCTTTCATTCTTCGCAGTACTTATG GCACCAGACAGTGTCTCCAGTGCCAGTCTGAGCTCCTCCTCTGTGTGGTTGCTGACGTTGTTGTCTAGGGTGGGCTGTGGAATATCCCTCTGTTTCCTGTGTCTGGCTCTCCTAATCCACCTCAG AAGGGGTAAATCTGATGATTCCCTGTGTATCCACATCCACCTGTGCGTGGCGCTGTTGTGCCTCAACCTGACCTTCCTCACCAACGACAGCCTAGCCTCTCTTGGCATCCACGGCCTGTGTGTTGCTACAGCAACAGCCACCCACTACTCCCTGCTGTGTACCCTCACCTGGTTCTCCCTGGAAGGCTTCCACCTCTACCTGCTCATCATCCGGGTCTTCAACATCCACTTCAACAGATACCTCCTCAAACTGGGCCTGGTAGGATGGG GAATACCTGGCATAGTAGTTACCATAATTGTCGCTTGTGGCAAATATGGAGAATACAACCTATACCAGCAAGACGGTGGGGCTGTTAAAAT gtgctGGTTGACTGACTCTGCTCTGACCACGGTGTCCTTCTCGTACTTCGTGCTGACATTCGTGGTGAACGTGCTGTGCTTTGGGTCTGTGACAGTGAAGGTGGTGAGGGCACACCGTCAGAGTCCAGTCCTGAGGGGGAGTGGTATGAGCAGGGGGACAGTACTCAGTCTGCTGGGTCTGGCCTGGCTCCTGGGGGTCTCCTGGGGGGTCCTGCTCTTCCAGTTTGGCCCCCTGAAGGAGACAGCCTTCTACATCTTCTGCACCGTCAACTCTCTCCACG GCTTCTTCCTGTTTCTACGCTATTGGGCTTTAACTCGGCCAGAGAAGGCATCTATCTCCACGGCAACCACTGTAGCTTCTTCAACTGAGATGCATCCAACTGAGAGGCTAGTCCCTGACTAA